The Mus musculus strain C57BL/6J chromosome 2, GRCm38.p6 C57BL/6J genome has a window encoding:
- the 1700001O22Rik gene encoding uncharacterized protein C9orf50 homolog isoform X9 yields the protein MIPPVTEHMTGRRKVTSGTLRTVCPSSHGLSGTIEADSYRDSSKLEALLPPGIPSTGCSCSPPHLFTPVLRKGPAGEGSRPRKRYCPFRVRFADETLQDTALRYWERNRAVRQNIFPSEQTALPAVSVSERVLGSVGRWLDSLPRALYPRVQDTVAGSSFWTCPRVSAQEPQLYLSEDSSVSSHLPFISRATIPRPRGGLRTFLDTPNNVDQESFLPSLVLQSVLKQGRPKGYQLLLPSTTNRQQAHR from the exons ATGATCCCGCCTGTAACAGAGCACATGACCGGAAGGAGAAAAGTGACAAGTGGAACCCTGAGGACAGTGTGCCCCAGCTCACACGGCCTCAGCGGCACAATCGAGGCTGACAGCTATCGTGACAGCTCGAAACTAGAGGCGCTTCTTCCGCCCGGCATACCCTCGACAGGATGCTCTTGCAGCCCGCCCCATCTCTTCACACCTGTGCTGAGGAAGGG CCCCGCTGGAGAAGGCTCAAGACCCCGAAAACGCTATTGTCCCTTCCGGGTACGATTCGCAGACGAGACCCTGCAGGACACAGCACTCCGGTACTGGGAACGCAACCGTGCAG tcCGGCAGAATATCTTTCCGAGTGAGCAGACGGCTTTGCCAGCTGTATCTGTGTCAGAACGGGTGCTCGGGAGTGTTGGGAGATGGTTGGACAGTCTGCCCAGAGCCCTTTATCCCAGGGTCCAAGACACTGTGGCCGGCTCCTCATTCTGGACCTGCCCCCGCGT GTCAGCTCAGGAACCTCAGCTCTACCTTTCTGAGGACTCCTCCGTGAGCAGCCACCTACCCTTCATCTCCAGGGCCACCATCCCAAGGCCACGGGGAGGCCTCAGAACCTTCCTGGACACCCCTAACAATGTGGATCAG GAATCCTTTCTGCCCAGTTTGGTGCTGCAGTCTGTCCTGAAGCAAGGCCGCCCTAAGGGCTACCAGCTGCTCCTGCCGTCCACCACAAACCGGCAGCAGGCTCACAGGTGA
- the 1700001O22Rik gene encoding uncharacterized protein C9orf50 homolog isoform X3, translating into MFRRQSMEGTPAYKPKGYPDGTTQRRPVKRLPMLLPMLEGRVGRDVDGAWRRDRKSQRLPCGSPESPNARRDRGTARALLLPSLQPSSSAREAGTRGNRQPAARDNPDSLGTLLGKLLPNKFRHFLHHLSAESADPEADPPSAPHNPRSTSNHCLASRSSSCLFLPDLWDKPLHWDNNFKEKTTLGLPRGELARAKKAHPPAGEGSRPRKRYCPFRVRFADETLQDTALRYWERNRAVRQNIFPSEQTALPAVSVSERVLGSVGRWLDSLPRALYPRVQDTVAGSSFWTCPRVSAQEPQLYLSEDSSVSSHLPFISRATIPRPRGGLRTFLDTPNNVDQVGKWPHPWNQKLESFLPSLVLQSVLKQGRPKGYQLLLPSTTNRQQAHR; encoded by the exons ATGTTCCGGCGCCAGTCCATGGAGGGGACCCCGGCCTACAAGCCCAAGGGATATCCCGACGGGACCACCCAGCGCCGCCCTGTTAAGCGGCTGCCGATGCTGCTGCCAATGCTCGAAGGCCGTGTGGGGCGAGATGTAGACGGCGCGTGGCGGCGGGACCGCAAGTCCCAGCGCCTGCCTTGCGGGTCCCCCGAGTCCCCGAACGCTCGGCGAGACCGTGGGACCGCGCGCGCACTGCTACTGCCGTCGCTGCAGCCGAGCAGCTCGGCCCGGGAGGCGGGAACTCGGGGGAACCGGCAGCCTGCAGCCCGCGACAACCCTGACTCCCTGGGCACGCTGCTGGGGAAGCTGCTGCCCAACAAGTTCCGCCACTTCCTGCACCACCTGAGCGCCGAGAGCGCAGACCCAGAGGCGGACC CACCCTCAGCGCCACATAACCCTAGGAGTACATCAAATCACTGCCTAGCTTCTCGGTCTTCCAGCTGCTTATTCCTCCCAGACCTGTG GGACAAACCATTGCACTGGGACAACAATTTTAAAGAGAAGACTACCCTGGGGCTCCCAAGAGGTGAActtgccagagccaaaaaggccCATCC CCCCGCTGGAGAAGGCTCAAGACCCCGAAAACGCTATTGTCCCTTCCGGGTACGATTCGCAGACGAGACCCTGCAGGACACAGCACTCCGGTACTGGGAACGCAACCGTGCAG tcCGGCAGAATATCTTTCCGAGTGAGCAGACGGCTTTGCCAGCTGTATCTGTGTCAGAACGGGTGCTCGGGAGTGTTGGGAGATGGTTGGACAGTCTGCCCAGAGCCCTTTATCCCAGGGTCCAAGACACTGTGGCCGGCTCCTCATTCTGGACCTGCCCCCGCGT GTCAGCTCAGGAACCTCAGCTCTACCTTTCTGAGGACTCCTCCGTGAGCAGCCACCTACCCTTCATCTCCAGGGCCACCATCCCAAGGCCACGGGGAGGCCTCAGAACCTTCCTGGACACCCCTAACAATGTGGATCAGGTGGGCAAATGGCCCCATCCCTGGAACCAGAAGCTG GAATCCTTTCTGCCCAGTTTGGTGCTGCAGTCTGTCCTGAAGCAAGGCCGCCCTAAGGGCTACCAGCTGCTCCTGCCGTCCACCACAAACCGGCAGCAGGCTCACAGGTGA
- the 1700001O22Rik gene encoding uncharacterized protein C9orf50 homolog isoform X4: MFRRQSMEGTPAYKPKGYPDGTTQRRPVKRLPMLLPMLEGRVGRDVDGAWRRDRKSQRLPCGSPESPNARRDRGTARALLLPSLQPSSSAREAGTRGNRQPAARDNPDSLGTLLGKLLPNKFRHFLHHLSAESADPEADPPSAPHNPRSTSNHCLASRSSSCLFLPDLWDKPLHWDNNFKEKTTLGLPRGELARAKKAHPLHSTQVPKVKTVLICSPAGEGSRPRKRYCPFRVRFADETLQDTALRYWERNRAVRQNIFPSEQTALPAVSVSERVLGSVGRWLDSLPRALYPRVQDTVAGSSFWTCPRVATIPRPRGGLRTFLDTPNNVDQVGKWPHPWNQKLESFLPSLVLQSVLKQGRPKGYQLLLPSTTNRQQAHR; this comes from the exons ATGTTCCGGCGCCAGTCCATGGAGGGGACCCCGGCCTACAAGCCCAAGGGATATCCCGACGGGACCACCCAGCGCCGCCCTGTTAAGCGGCTGCCGATGCTGCTGCCAATGCTCGAAGGCCGTGTGGGGCGAGATGTAGACGGCGCGTGGCGGCGGGACCGCAAGTCCCAGCGCCTGCCTTGCGGGTCCCCCGAGTCCCCGAACGCTCGGCGAGACCGTGGGACCGCGCGCGCACTGCTACTGCCGTCGCTGCAGCCGAGCAGCTCGGCCCGGGAGGCGGGAACTCGGGGGAACCGGCAGCCTGCAGCCCGCGACAACCCTGACTCCCTGGGCACGCTGCTGGGGAAGCTGCTGCCCAACAAGTTCCGCCACTTCCTGCACCACCTGAGCGCCGAGAGCGCAGACCCAGAGGCGGACC CACCCTCAGCGCCACATAACCCTAGGAGTACATCAAATCACTGCCTAGCTTCTCGGTCTTCCAGCTGCTTATTCCTCCCAGACCTGTG GGACAAACCATTGCACTGGGACAACAATTTTAAAGAGAAGACTACCCTGGGGCTCCCAAGAGGTGAActtgccagagccaaaaaggccCATCC ACTCCACAGCACACAGGTGCCCAAAGTGAAGACTGTGCTCATTTGCAGCCCCGCTGGAGAAGGCTCAAGACCCCGAAAACGCTATTGTCCCTTCCGGGTACGATTCGCAGACGAGACCCTGCAGGACACAGCACTCCGGTACTGGGAACGCAACCGTGCAG tcCGGCAGAATATCTTTCCGAGTGAGCAGACGGCTTTGCCAGCTGTATCTGTGTCAGAACGGGTGCTCGGGAGTGTTGGGAGATGGTTGGACAGTCTGCCCAGAGCCCTTTATCCCAGGGTCCAAGACACTGTGGCCGGCTCCTCATTCTGGACCTGCCCCCGCGT GGCCACCATCCCAAGGCCACGGGGAGGCCTCAGAACCTTCCTGGACACCCCTAACAATGTGGATCAGGTGGGCAAATGGCCCCATCCCTGGAACCAGAAGCTG GAATCCTTTCTGCCCAGTTTGGTGCTGCAGTCTGTCCTGAAGCAAGGCCGCCCTAAGGGCTACCAGCTGCTCCTGCCGTCCACCACAAACCGGCAGCAGGCTCACAGGTGA
- the 1700001O22Rik gene encoding uncharacterized protein C9orf50 homolog isoform X5 — protein sequence MFRRQSMEGTPAYKPKGYPDGTTQRRPVKRLPMLLPMLEGRVGRDVDGAWRRDRKSQRLPCGSPESPNARRDRGTARALLLPSLQPSSSAREAGTRGNRQPAARDNPDSLGTLLGKLLPNKFRHFLHHLSAESADPEADPPSAPHNPRSTSNHCLASRSSSCLFLPDLWDKPLHWDNNFKEKTTLGLPRGELARAKKAHPPAGEGSRPRKRYCPFRVRFADETLQDTALRYWERNRAVRQNIFPSEQTALPAVSVSERVLGSVGRWLDSLPRALYPRVQDTVAGSSFWTCPRVATIPRPRGGLRTFLDTPNNVDQVGKWPHPWNQKLESFLPSLVLQSVLKQGRPKGYQLLLPSTTNRQQAHR from the exons ATGTTCCGGCGCCAGTCCATGGAGGGGACCCCGGCCTACAAGCCCAAGGGATATCCCGACGGGACCACCCAGCGCCGCCCTGTTAAGCGGCTGCCGATGCTGCTGCCAATGCTCGAAGGCCGTGTGGGGCGAGATGTAGACGGCGCGTGGCGGCGGGACCGCAAGTCCCAGCGCCTGCCTTGCGGGTCCCCCGAGTCCCCGAACGCTCGGCGAGACCGTGGGACCGCGCGCGCACTGCTACTGCCGTCGCTGCAGCCGAGCAGCTCGGCCCGGGAGGCGGGAACTCGGGGGAACCGGCAGCCTGCAGCCCGCGACAACCCTGACTCCCTGGGCACGCTGCTGGGGAAGCTGCTGCCCAACAAGTTCCGCCACTTCCTGCACCACCTGAGCGCCGAGAGCGCAGACCCAGAGGCGGACC CACCCTCAGCGCCACATAACCCTAGGAGTACATCAAATCACTGCCTAGCTTCTCGGTCTTCCAGCTGCTTATTCCTCCCAGACCTGTG GGACAAACCATTGCACTGGGACAACAATTTTAAAGAGAAGACTACCCTGGGGCTCCCAAGAGGTGAActtgccagagccaaaaaggccCATCC CCCCGCTGGAGAAGGCTCAAGACCCCGAAAACGCTATTGTCCCTTCCGGGTACGATTCGCAGACGAGACCCTGCAGGACACAGCACTCCGGTACTGGGAACGCAACCGTGCAG tcCGGCAGAATATCTTTCCGAGTGAGCAGACGGCTTTGCCAGCTGTATCTGTGTCAGAACGGGTGCTCGGGAGTGTTGGGAGATGGTTGGACAGTCTGCCCAGAGCCCTTTATCCCAGGGTCCAAGACACTGTGGCCGGCTCCTCATTCTGGACCTGCCCCCGCGT GGCCACCATCCCAAGGCCACGGGGAGGCCTCAGAACCTTCCTGGACACCCCTAACAATGTGGATCAGGTGGGCAAATGGCCCCATCCCTGGAACCAGAAGCTG GAATCCTTTCTGCCCAGTTTGGTGCTGCAGTCTGTCCTGAAGCAAGGCCGCCCTAAGGGCTACCAGCTGCTCCTGCCGTCCACCACAAACCGGCAGCAGGCTCACAGGTGA
- the 1700001O22Rik gene encoding uncharacterized protein C9orf50 homolog isoform X8 gives MIPPVTEHMTGRRKVTSGTLRTVCPSSHGLSGTIEADSYRDSSKLEALLPPGIPSTGCSCSPPHLFTPVLRKGPAGEGSRPRKRYCPFRVRFADETLQDTALRYWERNRAVRQNIFPSEQTALPAVSVSERVLGSVGRWLDSLPRALYPRVQDTVAGSSFWTCPRVSAQEPQLYLSEDSSVSSHLPFISRATIPRPRGGLRTFLDTPNNVDQVGKWPHPWNQKLESFLPSLVLQSVLKQGRPKGYQLLLPSTTNRQQAHR, from the exons ATGATCCCGCCTGTAACAGAGCACATGACCGGAAGGAGAAAAGTGACAAGTGGAACCCTGAGGACAGTGTGCCCCAGCTCACACGGCCTCAGCGGCACAATCGAGGCTGACAGCTATCGTGACAGCTCGAAACTAGAGGCGCTTCTTCCGCCCGGCATACCCTCGACAGGATGCTCTTGCAGCCCGCCCCATCTCTTCACACCTGTGCTGAGGAAGGG CCCCGCTGGAGAAGGCTCAAGACCCCGAAAACGCTATTGTCCCTTCCGGGTACGATTCGCAGACGAGACCCTGCAGGACACAGCACTCCGGTACTGGGAACGCAACCGTGCAG tcCGGCAGAATATCTTTCCGAGTGAGCAGACGGCTTTGCCAGCTGTATCTGTGTCAGAACGGGTGCTCGGGAGTGTTGGGAGATGGTTGGACAGTCTGCCCAGAGCCCTTTATCCCAGGGTCCAAGACACTGTGGCCGGCTCCTCATTCTGGACCTGCCCCCGCGT GTCAGCTCAGGAACCTCAGCTCTACCTTTCTGAGGACTCCTCCGTGAGCAGCCACCTACCCTTCATCTCCAGGGCCACCATCCCAAGGCCACGGGGAGGCCTCAGAACCTTCCTGGACACCCCTAACAATGTGGATCAGGTGGGCAAATGGCCCCATCCCTGGAACCAGAAGCTG GAATCCTTTCTGCCCAGTTTGGTGCTGCAGTCTGTCCTGAAGCAAGGCCGCCCTAAGGGCTACCAGCTGCTCCTGCCGTCCACCACAAACCGGCAGCAGGCTCACAGGTGA
- the 1700001O22Rik gene encoding uncharacterized protein C9orf50 homolog, producing MFRRQSMEGTPAYKPKGYPDGTTQRRPVKRLPMLLPMLEGRVGRDVDGAWRRDRKSQRLPCGSPESPNARRDRGTARALLLPSLQPSSSAREAGTRGNRQPAARDNPDSLGTLLGKLLPNKFRHFLHHLSAESADPEADPPSAPHNPRSTSNHCLASRSSSCLFLPDLWDKPLHWDNNFKEKTTLGLPRGELARAKKAHPPAGEGSRPRKRYCPFRVRFADETLQDTALRYWERNRAVRQNIFPSEQTALPAVSVSERVLGSVGRWLDSLPRALYPRVQDTVAGSSFWTCPRVSAQEPQLYLSEDSSVSSHLPFISRATIPRPRGGLRTFLDTPNNVDQESFLPSLVLQSVLKQGRPKGYQLLLPSTTNRQQAHR from the exons ATGTTCCGGCGCCAGTCCATGGAGGGGACCCCGGCCTACAAGCCCAAGGGATATCCCGACGGGACCACCCAGCGCCGCCCTGTTAAGCGGCTGCCGATGCTGCTGCCAATGCTCGAAGGCCGTGTGGGGCGAGATGTAGACGGCGCGTGGCGGCGGGACCGCAAGTCCCAGCGCCTGCCTTGCGGGTCCCCCGAGTCCCCGAACGCTCGGCGAGACCGTGGGACCGCGCGCGCACTGCTACTGCCGTCGCTGCAGCCGAGCAGCTCGGCCCGGGAGGCGGGAACTCGGGGGAACCGGCAGCCTGCAGCCCGCGACAACCCTGACTCCCTGGGCACGCTGCTGGGGAAGCTGCTGCCCAACAAGTTCCGCCACTTCCTGCACCACCTGAGCGCCGAGAGCGCAGACCCAGAGGCGGACC CACCCTCAGCGCCACATAACCCTAGGAGTACATCAAATCACTGCCTAGCTTCTCGGTCTTCCAGCTGCTTATTCCTCCCAGACCTGTG GGACAAACCATTGCACTGGGACAACAATTTTAAAGAGAAGACTACCCTGGGGCTCCCAAGAGGTGAActtgccagagccaaaaaggccCATCC CCCCGCTGGAGAAGGCTCAAGACCCCGAAAACGCTATTGTCCCTTCCGGGTACGATTCGCAGACGAGACCCTGCAGGACACAGCACTCCGGTACTGGGAACGCAACCGTGCAG tcCGGCAGAATATCTTTCCGAGTGAGCAGACGGCTTTGCCAGCTGTATCTGTGTCAGAACGGGTGCTCGGGAGTGTTGGGAGATGGTTGGACAGTCTGCCCAGAGCCCTTTATCCCAGGGTCCAAGACACTGTGGCCGGCTCCTCATTCTGGACCTGCCCCCGCGT GTCAGCTCAGGAACCTCAGCTCTACCTTTCTGAGGACTCCTCCGTGAGCAGCCACCTACCCTTCATCTCCAGGGCCACCATCCCAAGGCCACGGGGAGGCCTCAGAACCTTCCTGGACACCCCTAACAATGTGGATCAG GAATCCTTTCTGCCCAGTTTGGTGCTGCAGTCTGTCCTGAAGCAAGGCCGCCCTAAGGGCTACCAGCTGCTCCTGCCGTCCACCACAAACCGGCAGCAGGCTCACAGGTGA
- the 1700001O22Rik gene encoding uncharacterized protein C9orf50 homolog isoform X2, with protein sequence MFRRQSMEGTPAYKPKGYPDGTTQRRPVKRLPMLLPMLEGRVGRDVDGAWRRDRKSQRLPCGSPESPNARRDRGTARALLLPSLQPSSSAREAGTRGNRQPAARDNPDSLGTLLGKLLPNKFRHFLHHLSAESADPEADPPSAPHNPRSTSNHCLASRSSSCLFLPDLWDKPLHWDNNFKEKTTLGLPRGELARAKKAHPLHSTQVPKVKTVLICSPAGEGSRPRKRYCPFRVRFADETLQDTALRYWERNRAVRQNIFPSEQTALPAVSVSERVLGSVGRWLDSLPRALYPRVQDTVAGSSFWTCPRVSAQEPQLYLSEDSSVSSHLPFISRATIPRPRGGLRTFLDTPNNVDQESFLPSLVLQSVLKQGRPKGYQLLLPSTTNRQQAHR encoded by the exons ATGTTCCGGCGCCAGTCCATGGAGGGGACCCCGGCCTACAAGCCCAAGGGATATCCCGACGGGACCACCCAGCGCCGCCCTGTTAAGCGGCTGCCGATGCTGCTGCCAATGCTCGAAGGCCGTGTGGGGCGAGATGTAGACGGCGCGTGGCGGCGGGACCGCAAGTCCCAGCGCCTGCCTTGCGGGTCCCCCGAGTCCCCGAACGCTCGGCGAGACCGTGGGACCGCGCGCGCACTGCTACTGCCGTCGCTGCAGCCGAGCAGCTCGGCCCGGGAGGCGGGAACTCGGGGGAACCGGCAGCCTGCAGCCCGCGACAACCCTGACTCCCTGGGCACGCTGCTGGGGAAGCTGCTGCCCAACAAGTTCCGCCACTTCCTGCACCACCTGAGCGCCGAGAGCGCAGACCCAGAGGCGGACC CACCCTCAGCGCCACATAACCCTAGGAGTACATCAAATCACTGCCTAGCTTCTCGGTCTTCCAGCTGCTTATTCCTCCCAGACCTGTG GGACAAACCATTGCACTGGGACAACAATTTTAAAGAGAAGACTACCCTGGGGCTCCCAAGAGGTGAActtgccagagccaaaaaggccCATCC ACTCCACAGCACACAGGTGCCCAAAGTGAAGACTGTGCTCATTTGCAGCCCCGCTGGAGAAGGCTCAAGACCCCGAAAACGCTATTGTCCCTTCCGGGTACGATTCGCAGACGAGACCCTGCAGGACACAGCACTCCGGTACTGGGAACGCAACCGTGCAG tcCGGCAGAATATCTTTCCGAGTGAGCAGACGGCTTTGCCAGCTGTATCTGTGTCAGAACGGGTGCTCGGGAGTGTTGGGAGATGGTTGGACAGTCTGCCCAGAGCCCTTTATCCCAGGGTCCAAGACACTGTGGCCGGCTCCTCATTCTGGACCTGCCCCCGCGT GTCAGCTCAGGAACCTCAGCTCTACCTTTCTGAGGACTCCTCCGTGAGCAGCCACCTACCCTTCATCTCCAGGGCCACCATCCCAAGGCCACGGGGAGGCCTCAGAACCTTCCTGGACACCCCTAACAATGTGGATCAG GAATCCTTTCTGCCCAGTTTGGTGCTGCAGTCTGTCCTGAAGCAAGGCCGCCCTAAGGGCTACCAGCTGCTCCTGCCGTCCACCACAAACCGGCAGCAGGCTCACAGGTGA
- the 1700001O22Rik gene encoding uncharacterized protein C9orf50 homolog isoform X7, translating to MFRRQSMEGTPAYKPKGYPDGTTQRRPVKRLPMLLPMLEGRVGRDVDGAWRRDRKSQRLPCGSPESPNARRDRGTARALLLPSLQPSSSAREAGTRGNRQPAARDNPDSLGTLLGKLLPNKFRHFLHHLSAESADPEADPPSAPHNPRSTSNHCLASRSSSCLFLPDLWDKPLHWDNNFKEKTTLGLPRGELARAKKAHPLHSTQVPKVKTVLICSPAGEGSRPRKRYCPFRVRFADETLQDTALRYWERNRAVRQNIFPRPPSQGHGEASEPSWTPLTMWIRNPFCPVWCCSLS from the exons ATGTTCCGGCGCCAGTCCATGGAGGGGACCCCGGCCTACAAGCCCAAGGGATATCCCGACGGGACCACCCAGCGCCGCCCTGTTAAGCGGCTGCCGATGCTGCTGCCAATGCTCGAAGGCCGTGTGGGGCGAGATGTAGACGGCGCGTGGCGGCGGGACCGCAAGTCCCAGCGCCTGCCTTGCGGGTCCCCCGAGTCCCCGAACGCTCGGCGAGACCGTGGGACCGCGCGCGCACTGCTACTGCCGTCGCTGCAGCCGAGCAGCTCGGCCCGGGAGGCGGGAACTCGGGGGAACCGGCAGCCTGCAGCCCGCGACAACCCTGACTCCCTGGGCACGCTGCTGGGGAAGCTGCTGCCCAACAAGTTCCGCCACTTCCTGCACCACCTGAGCGCCGAGAGCGCAGACCCAGAGGCGGACC CACCCTCAGCGCCACATAACCCTAGGAGTACATCAAATCACTGCCTAGCTTCTCGGTCTTCCAGCTGCTTATTCCTCCCAGACCTGTG GGACAAACCATTGCACTGGGACAACAATTTTAAAGAGAAGACTACCCTGGGGCTCCCAAGAGGTGAActtgccagagccaaaaaggccCATCC ACTCCACAGCACACAGGTGCCCAAAGTGAAGACTGTGCTCATTTGCAGCCCCGCTGGAGAAGGCTCAAGACCCCGAAAACGCTATTGTCCCTTCCGGGTACGATTCGCAGACGAGACCCTGCAGGACACAGCACTCCGGTACTGGGAACGCAACCGTGCAG tcCGGCAGAATATCTTTCCGA GGCCACCATCCCAAGGCCACGGGGAGGCCTCAGAACCTTCCTGGACACCCCTAACAATGTGGATCAG GAATCCTTTCTGCCCAGTTTGGTGCTGCAGTCTGTCCTGA
- the 1700001O22Rik gene encoding uncharacterized protein C9orf50 homolog isoform X1: MFRRQSMEGTPAYKPKGYPDGTTQRRPVKRLPMLLPMLEGRVGRDVDGAWRRDRKSQRLPCGSPESPNARRDRGTARALLLPSLQPSSSAREAGTRGNRQPAARDNPDSLGTLLGKLLPNKFRHFLHHLSAESADPEADPPSAPHNPRSTSNHCLASRSSSCLFLPDLWDKPLHWDNNFKEKTTLGLPRGELARAKKAHPLHSTQVPKVKTVLICSPAGEGSRPRKRYCPFRVRFADETLQDTALRYWERNRAVRQNIFPSEQTALPAVSVSERVLGSVGRWLDSLPRALYPRVQDTVAGSSFWTCPRVSAQEPQLYLSEDSSVSSHLPFISRATIPRPRGGLRTFLDTPNNVDQVGKWPHPWNQKLESFLPSLVLQSVLKQGRPKGYQLLLPSTTNRQQAHR, from the exons ATGTTCCGGCGCCAGTCCATGGAGGGGACCCCGGCCTACAAGCCCAAGGGATATCCCGACGGGACCACCCAGCGCCGCCCTGTTAAGCGGCTGCCGATGCTGCTGCCAATGCTCGAAGGCCGTGTGGGGCGAGATGTAGACGGCGCGTGGCGGCGGGACCGCAAGTCCCAGCGCCTGCCTTGCGGGTCCCCCGAGTCCCCGAACGCTCGGCGAGACCGTGGGACCGCGCGCGCACTGCTACTGCCGTCGCTGCAGCCGAGCAGCTCGGCCCGGGAGGCGGGAACTCGGGGGAACCGGCAGCCTGCAGCCCGCGACAACCCTGACTCCCTGGGCACGCTGCTGGGGAAGCTGCTGCCCAACAAGTTCCGCCACTTCCTGCACCACCTGAGCGCCGAGAGCGCAGACCCAGAGGCGGACC CACCCTCAGCGCCACATAACCCTAGGAGTACATCAAATCACTGCCTAGCTTCTCGGTCTTCCAGCTGCTTATTCCTCCCAGACCTGTG GGACAAACCATTGCACTGGGACAACAATTTTAAAGAGAAGACTACCCTGGGGCTCCCAAGAGGTGAActtgccagagccaaaaaggccCATCC ACTCCACAGCACACAGGTGCCCAAAGTGAAGACTGTGCTCATTTGCAGCCCCGCTGGAGAAGGCTCAAGACCCCGAAAACGCTATTGTCCCTTCCGGGTACGATTCGCAGACGAGACCCTGCAGGACACAGCACTCCGGTACTGGGAACGCAACCGTGCAG tcCGGCAGAATATCTTTCCGAGTGAGCAGACGGCTTTGCCAGCTGTATCTGTGTCAGAACGGGTGCTCGGGAGTGTTGGGAGATGGTTGGACAGTCTGCCCAGAGCCCTTTATCCCAGGGTCCAAGACACTGTGGCCGGCTCCTCATTCTGGACCTGCCCCCGCGT GTCAGCTCAGGAACCTCAGCTCTACCTTTCTGAGGACTCCTCCGTGAGCAGCCACCTACCCTTCATCTCCAGGGCCACCATCCCAAGGCCACGGGGAGGCCTCAGAACCTTCCTGGACACCCCTAACAATGTGGATCAGGTGGGCAAATGGCCCCATCCCTGGAACCAGAAGCTG GAATCCTTTCTGCCCAGTTTGGTGCTGCAGTCTGTCCTGAAGCAAGGCCGCCCTAAGGGCTACCAGCTGCTCCTGCCGTCCACCACAAACCGGCAGCAGGCTCACAGGTGA
- the 1700001O22Rik gene encoding uncharacterized protein C9orf50 homolog isoform X10, translating to MIPPVTEHMTGRRKVTSGTLRTVCPSSHGLSGTIEADSYRDSSKLEALLPPGIPSTGCSCSPPHLFTPVLRKGPAGEGSRPRKRYCPFRVRFADETLQDTALRYWERNRAVRQNIFPSEQTALPAVSVSERVLGSVGRWLDSLPRALYPRVQDTVAGSSFWTCPRVATIPRPRGGLRTFLDTPNNVDQESFLPSLVLQSVLKQGRPKGYQLLLPSTTNRQQAHR from the exons ATGATCCCGCCTGTAACAGAGCACATGACCGGAAGGAGAAAAGTGACAAGTGGAACCCTGAGGACAGTGTGCCCCAGCTCACACGGCCTCAGCGGCACAATCGAGGCTGACAGCTATCGTGACAGCTCGAAACTAGAGGCGCTTCTTCCGCCCGGCATACCCTCGACAGGATGCTCTTGCAGCCCGCCCCATCTCTTCACACCTGTGCTGAGGAAGGG CCCCGCTGGAGAAGGCTCAAGACCCCGAAAACGCTATTGTCCCTTCCGGGTACGATTCGCAGACGAGACCCTGCAGGACACAGCACTCCGGTACTGGGAACGCAACCGTGCAG tcCGGCAGAATATCTTTCCGAGTGAGCAGACGGCTTTGCCAGCTGTATCTGTGTCAGAACGGGTGCTCGGGAGTGTTGGGAGATGGTTGGACAGTCTGCCCAGAGCCCTTTATCCCAGGGTCCAAGACACTGTGGCCGGCTCCTCATTCTGGACCTGCCCCCGCGT GGCCACCATCCCAAGGCCACGGGGAGGCCTCAGAACCTTCCTGGACACCCCTAACAATGTGGATCAG GAATCCTTTCTGCCCAGTTTGGTGCTGCAGTCTGTCCTGAAGCAAGGCCGCCCTAAGGGCTACCAGCTGCTCCTGCCGTCCACCACAAACCGGCAGCAGGCTCACAGGTGA